Below is a window of Clavibacter michiganensis subsp. tessellarius DNA.
CGCCCTCTTCGGCGGCCTCACCATCGCGTGGGTCGACGAGACCGGACCGCAGCACAAGAAGCTCGCCGTGCACCGCGGCGTCTCGCCGCTCGTGCTCGTGCCCGTCGCCACCATGTCCACCGCGCTCGCCCGCAGCCTCCAGCCGGAGTCCGTGCCGCACGAGGACGCGATCTTCAACGTGTCGCGGTCGGCCCTGCTCATCGCGGCCCTCATCCAGAGCCCCGAGCTGCTGCTCGCGGCCACCGAGGACCGCCTGCACCAGGACTACCGCGCGGCCGCCATGCCGGAGACGAACGCGCTCGTCCACCTGCTCCGCGAGGCGGGCTTCGCGGCCGTCGTCTCCGGCGCGGGCCCGTCGCTCCTCGTGCTCGGCAGCGACCCGGGCCAGCGGCTGACCGCGGCCCAGCTGGTCGCCGACCACGGCAGCACGCCGTGGCAGGCGCTGATGCTCGCCGTCGACGTCAAGGGATCCACCGTGCAGGTCGTCGACGCGGGCTCCGCCCCCTCCCGCTAGCCGGATCGCGCGGTCCTGCGGACCCGGCGCGCCGTTCCCCGCACGGGCCGGGCGCCGGGTGCTAGGATCGTCACGACCCCGGGGTCGACGGATCCACGCTTGAGCGTCGGAGATCCGGTCCCGGTGGTCGTTCTCACCACTCACCCGCTGTCGTCCCCGCCAGATCCCGCGCCTTCGTGCGCGACAGCAGCTCCGGACGGAATCAGACCGTCCGCCGCTCGGCGGAGACACACGCCTTCGGCTCTCCTCCGCACGGGCTTCGTCCCGGCGGATCGGGGAAAGGACCCACGAACATGACCGATGTCGACACCCGCGCCTCCGGCGCCGACCTGAGCACGCTCCGCGTCTCGCAGCTCCAGGCCATCGCCTCCGAGCTCGGGATCCCGGGCGGCTCCAAGCTCCGCAAGGGCGAGCTCGTGGCCGCGATCTCCGAGATCCAGGCCGCCCGCGAGCTGACCGTCCCCGCCGACGGGGCCCCCGCCGACCAGGCGCCCGCCGCCGAGGCCAGCGCCCCCGAGGCCCCCGCCGCCGAGGACGCCGCGCCCGCCGCTCCGTCCGAGACCCCCGTCGCCGAGCCCGTCGTCGAGGACGCCGCTCCCGTCGAGGCCCCGGCCGAGGCCCCCGCCGCGGAGGCGCCCGTCGCCGACGCGCCGGCCGAGCAGCCCGCCCGCTCCGGCCGCGGATCCCGGCGCGCCACCACCGCCCGCATCGTGCCCGAGCGCATCGCGGAGCCCGTCGAGGCCCCGGCCGCCGCCGAGCCCGCGAGCACCGGCCTCGAGGCCCGCATCGCCGAGGCCACCGCCACGGCCTCCTCCTCCGACGCGCCGCGCACCGCGGACGCCGCCCCCGCGACCCGCGCCGAGGCGCCCGCCGCGCGTCGCGGATCGCGCCGCGCCACGAGCTCCGGCGTCGTGGACCCCGCCGCCGAGGCCCCGCG
It encodes the following:
- the thrB gene encoding homoserine kinase, whose translation is MTTALPVGRRVQVRVPATSANLGPGFDTLGLALALYDDLTVTVRDAPGATVDVRGVGAGEVPTDETNLVVTAIAHTFAAFDQPMPGLDLVAENRIPHGRGLGSSGAAIVSGIMAAQGLLAGTVEIDADALLRLATEMEGHPDNVAPALFGGLTIAWVDETGPQHKKLAVHRGVSPLVLVPVATMSTALARSLQPESVPHEDAIFNVSRSALLIAALIQSPELLLAATEDRLHQDYRAAAMPETNALVHLLREAGFAAVVSGAGPSLLVLGSDPGQRLTAAQLVADHGSTPWQALMLAVDVKGSTVQVVDAGSAPSR